In one window of Cytophagaceae bacterium ABcell3 DNA:
- a CDS encoding zeta toxin family protein: MPNLYIISGCNGAGKTTASYNILPEILNCKEFVNADEIAKGLSPFQPEKVSLEAGRIMLERIDDLMRIKADFAFETTLSTRSYVNTVKRAKESGYEVTLLYFWLNSQELAIERVKERVREGGHNIPEQVIRRRYNKGNVV, translated from the coding sequence ATGCCAAATCTTTATATAATTTCTGGATGTAACGGAGCAGGAAAAACAACTGCTTCCTATAATATACTTCCTGAAATACTTAATTGTAAGGAATTTGTAAATGCAGATGAAATTGCAAAAGGACTTTCTCCATTTCAGCCAGAAAAAGTTTCTTTAGAAGCCGGAAGGATTATGTTGGAGAGGATTGATGATTTGATGAGAATTAAAGCTGATTTTGCCTTTGAGACAACTTTATCTACCAGAAGTTACGTTAATACTGTAAAACGGGCAAAAGAAAGTGGATATGAGGTGACCTTGTTGTACTTTTGGCTCAACTCTCAGGAACTTGCAATAGAAAGAGTAAAAGAACGGGTTAGAGAGGGAGGACATAATATTCCTGAGCAAGTTATAAGGAGAAGGTATAACAAAGGCAATGTCGTTTAG
- a CDS encoding tyrosine-type recombinase/integrase → MSREEVKRLLCTPKLLKHRVLIGLLYGCGLRCFEARGIKLPDLDFDRKALLVHGKGNKDRYVPLSDMLIRGLKTYIDAERPEEWLFNGKPEGCAGGDFDGRYSQRGVQWAIRQAAKDAGIEKAVNVHTLRHTYATHLLEEGLNIMTIKDLLGHACVQTTMVYLHVAQSGRQKPFSPLDSLYPSKQ, encoded by the coding sequence CTGAGCCGTGAAGAAGTAAAACGGCTACTGTGCACTCCAAAGCTGCTCAAGCACCGGGTCCTTATCGGACTGCTGTATGGCTGTGGGCTGAGATGTTTTGAAGCACGGGGCATCAAACTGCCAGACCTGGACTTTGACCGAAAAGCGCTCCTTGTACATGGCAAAGGCAACAAAGACCGATATGTCCCCCTCAGCGATATGCTCATCAGAGGCCTAAAAACTTATATTGATGCCGAGCGGCCCGAAGAATGGCTTTTTAACGGAAAACCCGAAGGCTGTGCAGGTGGAGACTTTGACGGCAGGTATTCACAGCGCGGTGTCCAGTGGGCCATAAGACAGGCTGCCAAAGATGCAGGCATTGAAAAAGCGGTAAACGTACACACCCTGCGGCATACTTACGCTACGCACCTTTTGGAGGAAGGGCTCAACATCATGACCATTAAAGACCTCCTCGGCCATGCATGTGTCCAGACAACCATGGTCTACCTCCATGTCGCCCAGTCCGGCAGGCAAAAACCGTTCAGCCCGCTTGACTCTTTATACCCCTCTAAGCAATGA